One window of Scheffersomyces stipitis CBS 6054 chromosome 1, whole genome shotgun sequence genomic DNA carries:
- the YBZ1 gene encoding YBZ1-like protein (conserved hypothetical protein similar to YBZ1 in IRA1-MAK5 intergenic region of S. cerevisiae) has translation MAVRKNKGGLLKRPKTITEKKFSPNSLKPQQARALIRRYHVLQKNKHAIIRKLQATKSRVLSEVNIENYKAIIKDKVFQESFDKFDLSSVKNNSTFVKVDDSLSTTQLVQLLAEIDSEIAARGGIEAYQSASTQGQTAKRGGDSSKRLVEWLKTEEYKSRLNQNSALEIGCLSPNNLISTCGIFDSIVRIDLNSQSPLILEQNFMERPLPRNNSEKFNLISCSLVINFVPSPKERGDMLLRITKFLREPTKDTLSSLFLVLPLPCISNSRYFDNEILQKIMASLGFKQVFYYEAKKVAYWLFDWQGKRHQKLQVFTKKEAYSGSKRNNFCITLEAK, from the exons ATGGCAGTCAGAAAGAATAAAGGAGGGTTATTGAAACGTCCAAAGACCATTACGGAAAAAAAATTCTCACCAAATAGTCTCAAACCGCAACAGGCGAGAGCTCTCATCAGAAGATATCATGTTCTCCAAAAGAACAAGCATGCTATAATACGAAAACTCCAGGCGACAAAGAGTAGGGTATTGTCTGAAGTTAATATCGAAAATTACAAGGCAATAATCAAAGAT AaggttttccaagaaagtTTTGACAAATTTGATCTTTCGTcagtcaagaacaattccaCCTTTGTCAAAGTAGACGACTCACTCTCCACAACGcaattggttcaacttttgGCAGAAATAGATAGTGAAATTGCAGCCCGTGGTGGAATCGAAGCCTACCAGAGTGCTTCGACTCAGGGCCAGACTGCAAAAAGAGGAGGAGATTCTTCTAAACGGTTGGTGGAATGGCTTAAGACAGAGGAGTACAAATCTAGATTGAACCAAAATAGTGCTTTAGAGATTGGATGCTTAAGTCCCAACAATCTCATATCGACATGTGGGATATTTGATAGCATTGTTAGAATAGATTTAAACTCCCAGAGTCCTCTTATACTAGAACAGAACTTCATGGAAAGACCATTGCCCAGAAACAactctgaaaaattcaatctTATATCGTGTTCGTTGGTGATAAATTTTGTGCCATCTCCTAAAGAAAGAGGAGACATGCTTCTTCGAATAACCAAGTTCCTCAGAGAGCCTACAAAGGACACCTTAAgttctttgtttcttgttctaCCATTGCCATGTATATCCAACTCTCGGTACTTTGACAACGAGATCCTCCAAAAGATAATGGCAAGTCTTGGATTCAAGCAAGTGTTTTACTACGAGGCAAAAAAGGTAGCCTATTGGCTATTTGACTGGCAGGGGAAAAGGCACCAGAAACTTCAGGTATTTACAAAGAAAGAGGCATATCTGGGTTCCAAGAGAAATAATTTTTGCATTACGCTAGAAGCAAAATAG
- the SUT1 gene encoding hexose transporter (hexose transporter similar to HXT3 similar to Candida intermedia GXF1): MSSQDIPSGVQTPSNASFLEKDEDKIEEVPQNHDATLVALESKGISEYLLICFFCLLVAFGGFVFGFDTGTISGFVNMSDFLERFGQTRADGTHYLSNVRVGLLVSIFNIGCAIGGIFLSKIGDVYGRRVGIMASMVIYVVGIIVQIASQHAWYQVMIGRAITGLAVGTVSVLSPLFIGESSPKHLRGTLVYCFQLCITLGIFIGYCVTYGTKRLSDSRQWRVPLGLCFLWAIFLVVGMLAMPESPRYLVEKKRIEDAKKSVARSNKLSPEDPSVYTEIQLIQAGIDREAIAGSASWTELITGKPAIFRRVVMGIIMQSLQQLTGVNYFFYYGTTIFQAVGLKDSFQTSIILGVVNFAATFIGIWAIERFGRRSCLLVGSAGMFVCFIIYSTIGSFHLYKDGEYNNDNTYKPSGNALIFITCLFIVFFASTWAGGVYTIISESYPLRIRSKAMAIATAANWVFGFLISFFTPFIVSAIHFKFGYVFSGCLLFSFFYVYFFVVETKGLSLEDVDELYASNVVPWKSSKWVPPSTAAMATEAGYAADEKPVDEHV; encoded by the coding sequence ATGTCTTCTCAAGATATTCCTTCAGGTGTTCAAACACCTTCAAATGCTTCCTTTTTAGAAAAGGATGAAGataagattgaagaagtaccCCAAAACCATGATGCAACCTTGGTAGCCTTGGAGTCCAAGGGTATTTCTGAATATCTTTtgatttgtttcttctgtttgttAGTTGCTTTTGGTGGTTTTGTCTTTGGTTTCGACACTGGTACCATTTCTGGATTTGTTAACATGTctgacttcttggaaagGTTTGGTCAAACCAGAGCTGACGGCACTCACTACTTGTCCAATGTCAGAGTTGGTTTGCTTGTGTCtatcttcaatattggcTGTGCTATTGGTGGTATTTTCTTGTCCAAGATTGGTGACGTCTACGGTAGAAGAGTCGGTATTATGGCTTCCATGGTTATCTACGTTGTTGGTATCATCGTCCAAATTGCTTCTCAACACGCTTGGTACCAAGTTATGATTGGTCGTGCCATTACTGGTTTGGCTGTTGGTACCGTTTCTGTATTGTCTCCATTGTTCATTGGTGAAAGTTCTCCAAAGCACTTAAGAGGTACCTTGGTTTACTGTTTCCAATTGTGCATTACTTTGGGTATCTTCATTGGTTACTGTGTCACCTACGGTACTAAAAGATTATCCGACTCTAGACAGTGGAGAGTGCCATTAGGCTTGTGCTTCCTCTGGGCTATTTTCTTGGTTGTTGGTATGTTGGCCATGCCAGAATCTCCAAGATACTTggttgaaaagaagagaatcgAAGATGCCAAGAAGTCTGTCGCTAGATCCAACAAATTATCCCCAGAAGACCCAAGTGTCTACACTGAAATCCAATTGATTCAAGCTGGTATTGACAGAGAGGCTATTGCTGGATCCGCTTCCTGGACTGAATTGATTACCGGTAAGCCTGCCATTTTCAGAAGAGTTGTTATGGGTATCATCATGCAATCCTTACAACAATTGACTGGTGTCAACTACTTTTTCTACTACGGAACTACCATTTTCCAAGCTGTCGGATTGAAGGACTCTTTCCAAACCTCTATTATCTTGGGTGTTGTCAACTTTGCTGCTACCTTCATTGGTATCTGGGCCATTGAAAGATTTGgtagaagatcttgtttgTTAGTTGGTTCTGCTGGTATGTTTGTTTGTTTCATCATTTACTCTACCATTGGAAGTTTCCACTTGTACAAGGATGGTGAAtacaacaacgacaacacCTATAAACCATCCGGTAACGCTTTGATCTTCATTACCTGTTTGTtcattgttttctttgCCTCCACTTGGGCCGGTGGTGTCTACACCATCATCTCTGAAAGTTACCCATTGAGAATCAGATCCAAGGCTATGGCCATTGCCACTGCTGCTAACTGGGTTTTCGGtttcttgatctcatttttcactccaTTCATTGTTAGTGCCATTCATTTCAAGTTCGGTTACGTTTTCAGTGGATGTTTATtattctccttcttctacgtctacttcttcgttgttgaaaCCAAGGGTTTGTCCTTGGAAGACGTAGACGAATTGTACGCTTCCAACGTGGTTCCATGGAAATCCAGCAAGTGGGTTCCACCATCGACTGCTGCCATGGCTACCGAAGCTGGTTACGCTGCTGATGAAAAGCCTGTTGACGAACATGTTTAA